In the genome of Terribacillus sp. FSL K6-0262, one region contains:
- the uvrA gene encoding excinuclease ABC subunit UvrA — MAKKSISVRGARANNLKNIDVDIPKDSLVVLTGLSGSGKSSLAFDTIYAEGQRRYVESLSAYARQFLGQMDKPDVDSIEGLSPAISIDQKTTSKNPRSTVGTVTEIYDYLRLLYARVGRPTCPRHGIEISSQTVEQMADRILEFPERSRLQVLAPVISGKKGEHVKVLEKLKSEGYIRLRVDGEMVEITDDIKLEKTKKHSIEVVVDRIVIKEGITGRLTDSLETALSLGDGRVIVDVMGVEDLLFSEHHACPICGFSIGELEPRMFSFNNPFGACPTCDGLGTKLEVDPDLVIPDKELTLRDGAIAAWEPTSSQYYPKLLEAACSHFGIDMDVPVSELPEGQLDILMNGKKKEKIHFRYENDFGRVRESNIEFEGVLTNIARRYRETTSDFIREQMEKYMNNRPCPKCKGHRLREESLAVLINGHHISNVTEKSVLEVKHFMEELELNEKERQIAFMITKEIIDRITFLNNVGLDYLTLSRSAGTLSGGEAQRIRLATQIGSALTGVLYVLDEPSIGLHQRDNDRLIETMKRMRDLGNTLIVVEHDEDTMMEADWLIDVGPGAGEHGGQITSQGTPEKVMKDKKSLTGQYLSGKKFIPLPFERRKPDKDRTIEVIGAEENNLKKASAEIPLGLFTAVTGVSGSGKSTFVNEILHKALAQKLNRSKVKPGKHKQIKGLEHLDKVIDIDQSPIGRTPRSNPATYTGAFDDIRDVYASTNAAKVRGYKKGRFSFNVKGGRCEACRGDGIIKIEMHFLPDVYVPCEVCHGKRYNRETLEVKYKGKSIADVLDMTIEEGLEFFSNIPKIKRKLQTISDVGLGYVKLGQPATTLSGGEAQRVKLASELHKRSNGKTFYILDEPTTGLHVDDIARLLKVLNRIVENGDTVLVIEHNLDVIKTADYLIDLGPEGGDRGGQIVATGTPEEVAEVPGSYTGKYLKPILERDRERTASQLEYATHVAER, encoded by the coding sequence GTGGCGAAGAAGAGCATTTCAGTCAGAGGCGCCCGTGCCAATAACTTAAAAAATATAGATGTCGATATTCCGAAGGATAGCCTGGTCGTGCTGACCGGCCTATCCGGTTCGGGGAAATCCTCACTCGCTTTTGATACCATCTATGCAGAAGGACAGCGGCGCTATGTAGAATCCCTATCTGCCTATGCCCGCCAGTTCCTCGGCCAGATGGACAAGCCCGACGTCGATTCGATTGAAGGCTTGTCGCCGGCTATCAGTATCGACCAGAAGACGACAAGCAAGAACCCGCGTTCCACAGTCGGGACGGTAACGGAAATCTACGATTATTTACGGCTGTTATATGCCAGGGTGGGCAGACCGACTTGTCCGCGTCATGGAATCGAAATAAGCTCCCAGACTGTGGAACAAATGGCCGATCGGATCTTGGAATTTCCGGAACGCTCCCGCCTGCAGGTCCTTGCCCCGGTCATTTCAGGGAAAAAAGGGGAGCATGTCAAAGTGCTCGAAAAGCTGAAATCGGAAGGCTATATTCGTCTGCGTGTGGACGGCGAGATGGTGGAAATCACCGATGATATCAAGCTGGAGAAAACAAAGAAACATTCAATCGAAGTGGTAGTCGACCGGATCGTCATCAAGGAAGGTATCACTGGACGATTGACGGATTCCCTGGAAACGGCACTGTCGCTTGGAGACGGCCGTGTCATCGTTGATGTGATGGGCGTCGAGGACCTGCTTTTCAGTGAGCATCACGCCTGCCCGATTTGCGGATTCTCGATCGGTGAATTGGAACCGCGCATGTTCTCCTTCAATAATCCATTCGGAGCCTGCCCGACTTGTGATGGGCTGGGGACGAAACTGGAAGTCGATCCCGACCTGGTTATCCCTGACAAAGAGCTTACCTTGCGCGATGGTGCAATCGCAGCTTGGGAACCGACCAGCTCGCAATATTACCCGAAGCTGCTGGAAGCTGCCTGCAGTCATTTTGGCATCGATATGGATGTACCCGTCAGCGAACTGCCGGAGGGACAGCTGGATATCCTGATGAATGGGAAGAAAAAGGAGAAAATCCATTTTCGTTATGAAAATGACTTCGGCCGTGTCCGTGAAAGCAATATCGAGTTCGAAGGCGTGTTGACGAATATTGCTCGCCGTTATCGGGAAACGACATCGGATTTCATCCGTGAACAAATGGAAAAGTATATGAATAACCGGCCATGTCCGAAGTGTAAAGGGCATCGTCTCCGTGAGGAATCGCTCGCAGTCCTGATCAATGGCCATCATATAAGCAATGTAACCGAGAAATCCGTCCTGGAAGTAAAACACTTCATGGAAGAGCTGGAACTGAACGAAAAGGAAAGGCAGATTGCGTTCATGATCACCAAGGAGATCATCGACAGGATAACCTTCCTGAATAACGTCGGTCTGGATTACCTGACCCTTTCACGTTCAGCCGGTACGCTGTCGGGCGGGGAAGCCCAGCGTATCCGTCTTGCCACACAGATCGGCTCTGCTTTGACTGGTGTCTTGTATGTATTGGATGAACCATCCATCGGCCTGCATCAGCGGGATAATGACAGGCTGATCGAAACGATGAAAAGGATGCGCGATCTTGGCAATACGCTTATCGTGGTCGAGCATGATGAAGATACGATGATGGAAGCGGACTGGCTCATCGATGTCGGCCCCGGTGCCGGTGAGCATGGCGGGCAGATCACGAGTCAGGGAACACCTGAAAAGGTGATGAAAGATAAAAAATCACTTACGGGTCAGTACTTATCCGGTAAGAAATTCATTCCGCTGCCATTCGAACGCCGCAAACCGGATAAGGACCGCACCATCGAAGTCATCGGAGCGGAAGAGAATAATCTGAAGAAAGCTTCTGCTGAGATACCGCTGGGTCTTTTCACTGCGGTGACCGGTGTGTCCGGCTCCGGTAAAAGTACATTCGTCAATGAGATCCTGCATAAGGCATTGGCGCAGAAACTGAACCGGAGCAAAGTGAAGCCAGGTAAGCATAAGCAGATCAAAGGATTGGAGCACTTGGACAAAGTCATCGATATTGACCAATCGCCTATCGGGCGCACTCCTCGTTCCAACCCTGCTACGTATACCGGCGCCTTCGATGACATTCGGGATGTATACGCAAGTACGAATGCTGCAAAGGTCCGCGGATATAAGAAAGGCCGCTTCAGCTTTAATGTGAAAGGCGGCCGCTGCGAAGCTTGCCGCGGGGATGGCATCATCAAGATCGAGATGCATTTCCTGCCGGATGTGTATGTGCCGTGCGAGGTTTGTCACGGGAAACGGTACAATCGGGAAACACTTGAGGTTAAATATAAAGGAAAAAGCATCGCTGATGTATTGGATATGACAATCGAGGAAGGATTGGAGTTCTTCTCCAATATTCCAAAAATCAAGCGAAAGCTGCAGACGATTTCAGATGTAGGGCTAGGTTATGTGAAGCTGGGTCAGCCGGCTACCACGCTATCCGGAGGGGAAGCGCAGCGAGTGAAACTGGCGAGTGAATTGCATAAACGCAGCAACGGTAAAACATTCTATATCCTGGATGAGCCGACGACCGGTTTGCATGTGGATGATATTGCAAGATTGCTGAAAGTATTGAACCGTATCGTCGAAAACGGCGACACTGTCCTTGTCATCGAGCATAATCTAGATGTCATCAAAACAGCCGACTATCTCATCGATCTTGGTCCGGAAGGCGGGGATAGAGGCGGACAGATAGTAGCGACCGGTACACCGGAGGAAGTGGCAGAAGTACCTGGTTCGTACACCGGGAAATACTTGAAGCCGATCCTTGAGCGCGATCGGGAACGGACAGCGAGTCAATTGGAATATGCAACGCATGTTGCGGAGCGATGA
- a CDS encoding YojF family protein has protein sequence MKPIDLKEVQDHIDAFAGKKVFIHLETTNGAYANHVDEKAYNVGAFIRNAQVIYEHGKIKGSGTAYRVGLKTENGWVYAEGLNAWEVDGQNRLLMAGHDREGRLMVSLEISETAF, from the coding sequence GTGAAGCCGATTGATTTGAAAGAAGTGCAAGACCACATAGATGCATTTGCAGGAAAAAAAGTGTTTATACATCTTGAAACGACAAATGGAGCATATGCTAATCATGTAGATGAAAAAGCGTATAATGTTGGTGCCTTTATCCGAAATGCACAGGTTATTTATGAGCATGGAAAGATCAAAGGTTCCGGGACGGCCTATCGAGTTGGTTTGAAAACGGAAAACGGATGGGTATACGCAGAAGGGCTGAATGCCTGGGAAGTGGATGGACAAAATCGCCTGCTCATGGCTGGTCATGATCGGGAAGGCCGGTTGATGGTTTCATTGGAAATAAGCGAGACAGCGTTTTAA
- the bshB2 gene encoding bacillithiol biosynthesis deacetylase BshB2, which translates to MEKHVVVIFPHPDDEAFGAAGTIAKFREEGVPVTYLCGTLGEMGRNMGNPTFATRESLPEIRKKELQDACEVMDVELKMLGYRDKVLEFEDLSKVSDHLKGLLEQIKPTLVITHYPEYAVHPDHNALGAAAIDAVSRMDESTRPTVWAQAFMRGYQEILGKPDVVQDIRPFVKTKVKTILCHKSQAQGVLGNVTGAELTEENMESIALEHFKEETFYTWNFDNI; encoded by the coding sequence ATGGAAAAACACGTAGTAGTCATCTTCCCGCATCCGGACGACGAGGCTTTCGGAGCAGCTGGTACAATCGCCAAGTTCAGGGAAGAAGGAGTGCCTGTCACTTATCTATGCGGTACGTTAGGTGAAATGGGCCGAAATATGGGGAATCCGACTTTTGCGACGCGGGAATCCTTACCGGAAATCCGTAAAAAAGAATTGCAGGATGCTTGCGAAGTTATGGATGTCGAGCTGAAAATGCTTGGTTACCGGGATAAGGTCCTGGAATTCGAGGATTTATCCAAAGTCAGTGATCACTTGAAGGGACTGCTGGAACAGATCAAGCCAACACTCGTGATCACCCATTATCCTGAATATGCAGTCCATCCGGACCACAATGCATTGGGGGCGGCGGCAATCGATGCGGTGTCGCGGATGGATGAAAGCACACGTCCGACGGTCTGGGCGCAAGCGTTCATGCGCGGATATCAGGAGATTCTAGGCAAGCCTGACGTTGTCCAGGATATTCGTCCATTCGTCAAAACAAAGGTGAAAACCATCCTTTGCCATAAATCCCAGGCACAAGGCGTACTTGGCAATGTCACTGGAGCGGAGCTTACGGAAGAGAACATGGAGTCCATAGCGCTGGAACATTTCAAAGAGGAGACATTCTATACTTGGAACTTCGATAACATATGA
- a CDS encoding DUF4097 family beta strand repeat-containing protein gives MRTERKRILKQLEEGKLTAEEAELELAALDERAFGAVQHTDEEKEPVVQELVTAGEEPKSQRVGKAAKKKSVGPKVLQYVQQAFTKIKNADLDLNFGDHHVVEHIFQADETFSKMDLKIYNGSVTIKSWTEPLARLETKAKVYQEEDEQAARRRFTDKAYFAVADGKLQFSLQDKRIKPEITLYVPEAVYDECVVKTFNGTIRTDSVSSVNIYCKTTNGSIDLHGGGGSIVSAETSNGSIKLKQVTAKDLLCESVNGSLRLEGSFRKLDAQTFNGSIHCEWHNSDPDSAFFKATNGSIRLKSLAAIPLNGRITTNIGSLHCDLDEYIVIDESKEVVKKALKFETYPAAQEKLHLEANTKTGSVWVLP, from the coding sequence ATGAGAACAGAAAGAAAGAGGATCCTGAAACAGCTCGAGGAAGGAAAGCTCACTGCCGAAGAAGCAGAGCTGGAGCTTGCAGCTCTTGATGAGCGTGCTTTCGGTGCTGTACAGCATACGGATGAAGAGAAGGAGCCGGTGGTGCAGGAGCTTGTCACGGCGGGCGAAGAGCCAAAATCCCAGCGTGTCGGTAAAGCAGCCAAGAAAAAGTCTGTTGGTCCGAAAGTACTGCAATATGTCCAGCAGGCTTTCACCAAGATCAAGAATGCCGACCTGGATTTGAACTTCGGCGATCATCATGTAGTCGAGCATATATTTCAGGCAGATGAGACATTCTCGAAAATGGACCTGAAAATCTATAATGGCTCTGTTACGATCAAAAGCTGGACCGAGCCTCTTGCCCGTCTGGAAACAAAGGCGAAAGTCTATCAGGAAGAGGATGAGCAGGCTGCCAGAAGGCGGTTCACGGATAAAGCCTATTTTGCCGTCGCGGATGGAAAATTGCAGTTCTCGCTGCAGGATAAACGGATCAAACCGGAAATCACCTTGTATGTCCCGGAAGCAGTATATGATGAATGTGTCGTGAAAACCTTCAATGGAACGATCCGGACCGATTCGGTGAGCAGTGTGAATATCTATTGCAAGACGACAAATGGAAGCATCGATCTCCATGGGGGAGGCGGCTCGATAGTCAGCGCCGAGACATCGAACGGCAGCATCAAGCTGAAGCAGGTGACAGCAAAAGATCTGCTTTGTGAATCCGTCAATGGCTCACTTAGGCTGGAGGGAAGTTTCCGTAAGCTTGATGCCCAAACGTTCAATGGCAGTATCCATTGCGAGTGGCATAATTCCGATCCGGACAGTGCATTTTTCAAGGCAACCAATGGCAGTATCCGGTTGAAGTCCCTGGCCGCGATTCCTTTGAACGGACGGATTACGACGAATATCGGATCTCTGCATTGCGACTTGGACGAATATATCGTCATAGATGAATCGAAGGAAGTCGTCAAGAAAGCACTGAAATTCGAGACTTACCCAGCAGCGCAGGAAAAGCTTCATTTGGAAGCGAACACGAAAACGGGTTCTGTCTGGGTCCTTCCATGA
- a CDS encoding phage holin family protein, whose product MLRWILTLLLNSVSLIIVSRIFDSFYVEGFGTAILASFILSILNILVRPVLIVLTLPLTALTLGLFLFVINAITLMITQGLIGDNFIIDGFGTAIIAAIILALLNLLLNWLIRDRITS is encoded by the coding sequence ATGCTGAGATGGATTTTGACACTATTGCTGAATAGCGTGTCATTGATCATTGTGAGCCGTATCTTCGACTCCTTTTATGTAGAGGGCTTCGGGACTGCCATCCTGGCCAGCTTCATCCTGTCGATTCTGAATATCCTTGTCCGGCCTGTGCTGATTGTCCTGACACTGCCGCTGACCGCTTTGACGCTAGGATTGTTTTTGTTTGTGATCAACGCAATCACCTTGATGATCACACAAGGCTTGATCGGGGATAATTTCATAATCGATGGATTCGGGACAGCAATCATTGCGGCAATCATACTTGCCTTGCTGAATCTCTTGCTGAACTGGCTCATCCGGGATCGGATCACGAGCTGA
- the hprK gene encoding HPr(Ser) kinase/phosphatase: MAKVVIQDLLDRFNLELLTGNTGVQREIFMSDISRPGIELTGYFKYYPKDRLQLFGKTELSFLEELTSEQKKDRFEKICSDITPGLIITRGQEVPPEMMEAAEAAGVPILRSPHKTTRVISRITNFLEARFAPFTAVHGVLVDIYGIGILITGQSGVGKSETALELVKRGHRLVADDSVEIRQEDYDTLIGNSPSLIEHLLEIRGLGIINVMTLFGAGAVRSHKKISIVINLETWDQSKQYDRVGLDEDTMKIMDVNVPKMTVPVRPGRNLAVIIEVAAMNFRLKRMGVNAAEEFSQRLTKMIETGKDNGGDMTDGNV; encoded by the coding sequence ATGGCAAAAGTAGTCATTCAGGATTTATTGGATCGTTTCAATCTGGAATTGCTGACTGGGAATACAGGCGTACAACGTGAAATTTTCATGAGTGATATTTCCCGTCCTGGTATAGAGTTGACAGGTTATTTTAAATATTATCCGAAAGATCGGCTGCAATTGTTCGGTAAGACGGAGCTTTCCTTTTTGGAGGAGCTGACAAGCGAACAGAAGAAGGATCGGTTTGAGAAGATTTGCTCTGATATCACACCTGGTTTGATCATTACGAGAGGCCAGGAAGTGCCGCCGGAGATGATGGAAGCGGCAGAGGCTGCCGGTGTCCCGATTTTACGGTCGCCGCATAAGACGACACGTGTCATCAGCCGGATAACGAATTTCCTGGAGGCCAGGTTTGCACCATTCACAGCAGTCCATGGAGTGTTGGTGGATATCTATGGAATCGGCATCCTGATCACCGGCCAGAGCGGTGTCGGAAAAAGTGAAACAGCGTTGGAGCTCGTCAAGCGCGGGCATCGTCTTGTTGCTGACGACAGCGTCGAAATCCGGCAGGAGGATTACGATACCCTTATCGGAAATTCGCCTTCCTTGATCGAGCATTTATTGGAGATCAGGGGTTTGGGCATCATCAATGTCATGACATTGTTTGGCGCAGGGGCAGTGCGCAGCCATAAGAAAATATCGATCGTCATCAATTTGGAAACCTGGGATCAATCAAAACAATATGATCGGGTCGGATTGGATGAAGATACGATGAAAATCATGGATGTCAATGTACCGAAGATGACGGTCCCTGTACGTCCGGGGCGTAACTTGGCTGTCATCATCGAGGTGGCTGCGATGAACTTCCGCCTGAAACGGATGGGTGTGAATGCAGCGGAGGAATTCTCGCAGCGTCTGACGAAAATGATAGAAACAGGAAAAGATAATGGGGGAGACATGACGGATGGAAATGTGTGA
- the lgt gene encoding prolipoprotein diacylglyceryl transferase, protein MEMCEAQPLNRVFLEIGSLTIYWYGVIIAVGAALGLWLAIRESKRRGLHKDTFVDFLVFAIPAAIICARIYYVVFEWENYADGPFWKVFAIWEGGIAIHGALIGSIITAIIFCRVKKIPFWKLADITAPSLILGQAIGRWGNFMNQEAHGGPVSEEAYQNFIQYLPDFINNQMCIDGVLYHPTFLYESLWNILGFVILLVLRRVNLKRGEMFLFYLAWYSLGRYFIEGMRTDSLVADGLRAAQVVSIAAIVLAVVIVIIRRRPGAKTPRYKD, encoded by the coding sequence ATGGAAATGTGTGAAGCACAACCATTGAACCGGGTGTTTTTGGAGATCGGTTCACTGACGATTTACTGGTATGGCGTCATCATTGCAGTCGGTGCAGCCCTCGGTCTATGGCTGGCCATCCGCGAATCGAAAAGGCGCGGATTACATAAAGATACGTTTGTGGACTTTCTGGTATTTGCCATTCCGGCAGCTATCATCTGTGCCCGTATTTATTACGTTGTTTTCGAATGGGAAAACTATGCAGACGGTCCGTTTTGGAAGGTGTTTGCCATTTGGGAAGGCGGCATTGCCATCCATGGAGCATTGATCGGATCCATCATCACGGCAATCATTTTCTGCCGTGTGAAAAAGATACCGTTTTGGAAGCTGGCGGATATTACTGCGCCGAGTTTGATTCTTGGGCAGGCTATCGGCCGCTGGGGTAATTTCATGAACCAGGAAGCCCATGGAGGTCCAGTTTCGGAAGAGGCATATCAGAACTTCATCCAGTACTTACCGGATTTCATCAATAACCAAATGTGTATCGATGGTGTTCTCTATCATCCGACTTTCCTTTATGAATCACTATGGAATATCCTTGGTTTCGTCATCTTGCTTGTTTTACGCAGGGTGAATTTGAAGCGCGGGGAAATGTTCTTGTTCTATCTTGCTTGGTATAGCCTTGGACGCTACTTCATCGAGGGTATGCGGACGGATAGCCTTGTTGCCGATGGCCTGCGGGCGGCGCAAGTTGTTTCCATCGCAGCGATCGTCCTTGCGGTGGTCATCGTGATCATCCGGCGCCGTCCAGGAGCGAAGACACCTCGTTATAAAGACTAG
- the ppaX gene encoding pyrophosphatase PpaX: MAITTLLFDLDGTLIDSNSLILASYTATLEQYMGRTYEREELLPFIGPPLKDVFENIDAERAEEMIAAYRKHNLEHHDAYVEAYPYVAETLQELKQAGFKLGIVTTKVRETAERGLRVCGLGGLFDVVIGYDDIEHAKPHPEPVLKGLEALGSVPGEAIMIGDNHHDIESGKNAGAKTAGVAWSIKGKETLLTYGPDYMLEDIRDLFDIVKEDAHAENGKLSR, encoded by the coding sequence ATGGCAATCACGACATTGTTATTTGATTTGGATGGAACACTGATCGATTCGAATAGCCTGATTCTGGCATCCTACACGGCAACATTGGAGCAGTATATGGGCCGGACATATGAGCGCGAGGAATTGCTCCCGTTCATCGGTCCGCCGCTGAAGGATGTTTTCGAGAACATCGACGCCGAGAGGGCGGAAGAAATGATCGCAGCATATCGGAAGCATAATCTGGAGCATCATGATGCATATGTAGAGGCTTATCCATATGTCGCTGAAACTTTGCAGGAACTGAAGCAGGCAGGTTTTAAACTGGGGATTGTCACAACAAAGGTCCGGGAAACTGCAGAGCGCGGTCTTCGGGTATGCGGTCTTGGAGGATTGTTCGATGTCGTGATCGGGTATGATGATATCGAACATGCAAAGCCGCATCCGGAACCTGTGCTGAAAGGGCTGGAGGCGCTTGGCAGTGTCCCGGGGGAAGCCATCATGATCGGTGATAATCATCATGATATTGAGTCCGGGAAGAATGCGGGTGCAAAAACTGCCGGTGTGGCTTGGTCGATCAAGGGCAAAGAAACCTTGCTGACATATGGGCCGGATTATATGCTGGAGGATATCCGTGATTTATTCGACATCGTAAAGGAAGACGCGCATGCGGAAAACGGAAAGCTATCCCGTTAA
- a CDS encoding acyltransferase yields MRKTESYPVKGPNSLWQLYKTIPFWKVARNFAVVQIGRYTPFLGLKNRLYRSFLKMKIGEETALAVMVVPDFLYPERITIGKNSIIGYNTTILAHEYLTDEYRLGDVIIGDNVMVGANTTILPGVTIGDGAVISAATLVHRDVPPGAMVGGNPMQMIYTAEQRQDKQTT; encoded by the coding sequence ATGCGGAAAACGGAAAGCTATCCCGTTAAAGGACCGAATTCGCTGTGGCAGTTATATAAAACAATCCCTTTTTGGAAAGTAGCCAGGAATTTCGCCGTGGTCCAGATTGGACGATATACGCCATTCCTTGGTTTGAAGAACAGGCTTTACCGATCCTTTCTCAAAATGAAAATCGGTGAAGAAACAGCATTGGCTGTTATGGTCGTGCCGGATTTCCTGTATCCGGAGCGGATCACGATAGGAAAGAACAGCATCATCGGTTATAATACGACCATCCTGGCCCATGAATATTTGACGGATGAATACCGCCTTGGGGATGTCATCATCGGGGATAATGTGATGGTGGGAGCCAATACGACGATCCTGCCCGGCGTCACCATCGGAGACGGAGCGGTCATTTCGGCTGCCACGCTTGTCCACCGGGATGTCCCTCCTGGTGCCATGGTGGGCGGAAATCCGATGCAAATGATTTATACAGCAGAACAACGACAGGACAAGCAGACAACCTAA
- a CDS encoding glycerol-3-phosphate responsive antiterminator, translated as MDLGQRILPAARNERDFDELLQREDMQMMVLLETRIAQLPSQIKYAKKAGKKVFLHVDLIQGLKTDDAGMDFVCQRLKPDGVISTRTNVISAAKKYKITAVQRLFLIDGHALDHNLSLVKKAQPDYIEVLPGLIPHMIKEVSEKIGVPVIAGGLIRTQEDVDAALEAGATAVSTSKKSLW; from the coding sequence ATGGATTTAGGACAACGGATATTACCTGCAGCCCGTAATGAGCGGGATTTCGATGAATTGCTCCAGCGGGAAGATATGCAGATGATGGTGCTGCTTGAGACAAGGATCGCCCAGCTTCCTTCCCAGATCAAATATGCCAAAAAAGCAGGGAAGAAAGTGTTTCTTCATGTTGACTTGATACAGGGACTGAAGACAGATGATGCCGGGATGGACTTTGTCTGTCAGCGTCTGAAGCCGGATGGTGTCATATCGACAAGGACGAATGTTATCAGTGCAGCCAAAAAATATAAGATAACCGCTGTGCAGCGTTTGTTTTTGATTGATGGACACGCGCTTGATCATAATCTTTCACTGGTCAAGAAGGCGCAGCCTGATTACATCGAAGTATTGCCGGGGTTAATTCCTCATATGATAAAAGAAGTATCCGAAAAAATCGGCGTGCCGGTCATAGCTGGAGGGCTCATACGCACCCAGGAAGATGTGGATGCCGCTCTGGAAGCGGGGGCAACAGCCGTTTCCACATCAAAAAAAAGTTTATGGTAA
- a CDS encoding MIP/aquaporin family protein, which produces MSIFAAETIGTMVLILFGGGVVAVSNLSKSKGEGTGWITITIAWGLAVAMGAYAVGSFSGAHLNPAVTLGLAIKGDIGWNVVPEYLAGEMLGAFLGAVLVFLVYLPHWAKTSDPMAKLSVFSTDPAIDSPFSNLLAEIIGTFILMLGILFIGGNSLADGFNPLLVGLLVAVIGMALGGPTGYAINPARDLGPRIAHALLPIPGKGSSNWKYAWVPVVGPLLGGAYGAYFYIGFFMEDLQVGFWILSAVLLIIIIAAVRGELVKASAEAAANNGVKTRGIK; this is translated from the coding sequence ATGAGTATCTTCGCAGCCGAAACGATCGGCACAATGGTACTAATACTCTTCGGTGGAGGAGTTGTAGCAGTCAGCAATTTAAGCAAGTCCAAAGGGGAAGGCACAGGCTGGATCACGATTACCATTGCATGGGGTCTTGCAGTGGCGATGGGTGCTTATGCAGTAGGCAGTTTTTCAGGAGCGCATTTGAATCCTGCCGTGACATTAGGGCTGGCAATCAAAGGGGATATCGGCTGGAATGTCGTGCCGGAATATCTTGCCGGTGAAATGCTCGGTGCATTCCTGGGTGCTGTACTGGTGTTCTTGGTTTATTTGCCGCACTGGGCAAAAACATCCGATCCTATGGCAAAACTATCCGTTTTCTCTACTGATCCGGCGATTGATAGTCCATTTTCGAACTTATTGGCAGAAATCATTGGCACTTTCATCCTGATGCTTGGTATTCTATTCATTGGAGGCAACTCTTTAGCAGATGGATTCAATCCATTATTGGTAGGTTTGCTCGTTGCAGTCATCGGGATGGCGCTTGGCGGTCCGACAGGATATGCGATCAACCCAGCCCGTGACTTAGGTCCGCGTATCGCTCATGCATTGCTGCCGATCCCTGGTAAAGGTTCTTCCAACTGGAAGTATGCGTGGGTTCCGGTTGTAGGTCCATTGCTTGGGGGAGCATACGGTGCATATTTCTATATCGGATTTTTCATGGAAGACTTGCAAGTAGGTTTCTGGATTTTATCTGCTGTATTATTAATAATCATTATCGCTGCAGTTCGAGGGGAACTTGTAAAAGCTAGCGCAGAGGCAGCTGCGAATAATGGTGTGAAAACGAGGGGGATTAAGTAA